The window ttcacaaaatttacaattattatattAAGTGTTAATATTTttggagacaaaaaaacagtATGATTACTGTTAATAGTATGTTATTACTAAATGCAACCTGATATAACACCCCTCAAATGTTATTGCACCCCTGCATCACTAAAAAATGCAGGCCGGTGTTTAAATAGCTTTCTAAAAGCTTTGATAAGTGATTGATGAGGGGGTGGGGAGGTTGTTCGTTATCCCATATCCTCAATTGCACTTTGGTGCTTAAAGTTGTTTTGACCAGCACAGGAACAACATATGCGTCTGGTTTCATGCTGCAGGTCAAAGGGTCGGatggatgtgagtgtgtgtttgagctGCTGGGATCAGTGGCATAAATAATCCCTGGATGTCAGTCGGGGATTACTGCAAAAGTTTAGACTAAAAATGGGTGAGAGGCAGAACATCTCCACACCTTCCTGTGTTTGGAACATCAATTTTAATCTTTCTATGACGATTATTTTCCAGTCTGCTTTTGATTTCTGCGTGTTTCTGTAACATAATGGTAACATTTAcccaaattttcaacaatttaaAAGCCAATTCTTTCCATTTTGCAAGctataaataaaagttgatttagaaaaaaagtatcCAAGCTCATTTCCAGTGGAGATAGTTGACTAGTCACTTACTTGTGCCATGATGAACTTTGGTCAGAACTGACTAAAAGCAGGAGCCATAGTCATTGTGGGCATTACTTGGGCACCCACAAGGCCTCCCTGAAGGGGTTTAAAGTTCTGCAAGATTGCAGACTGAGATGATTGTCAGGGTTTGCCCCCCTGCAATCTCCTGCGCGACTATCAAATTCAGTTGAGAGTACTGCGCTGAAAGAACTCTCGCCTCATTGCAGAAGAGCACAGAGGCCTGCAAAAGGACAGGTTTGTGTGAGTCTTCTCATTAACTCCAAGAGCTGCCCCCTCGTCCTAACTTAATGGATCTCATTTATGCTTTCATCGCCATGCCAACCAGCTGCCAGCATTGTCTCAACAAGGCCTTTGTGCTTCACAGAAATGAAACTGTGTGGTGTTGATGTGTCTCAGTGTACAACAAGCCATCATTTGATGGCTTTACAGTGACTGCTTCTCTTCTTCAACAAGAGCATTTGATTGTGTAGAAAAAACAACCACTGACACCTTTATGTATGGCCTGAATACTTCAGGGTAAGAAGATACCTTAGTGCAGGTCAAATAAAGGTCTACTTATTGGGGCTAGACTGACTTGATACAATATCTGTTGGCAGCTGTTCGGTGACGGACTTCAGGGGATTAAGCAAGCAGAAAAGAATATGCGAGATCAGCGGGGTTTTTGCTCTGCAGGGCTGGCACCGCTTATGGAACTTAATAATCCAAAAGACAAAGATCAGCACCTGTTATCATCACACATAAATCCCAACTCTGCTGTAGAATTGAAAGGATGACAGCACCAACACAGATTAACGGGCAAAATACTCGTTATGCGATAATCTGCTTTACTTgcatgcaatttttttaaatcgtcGTATACCAGCAGAGTTCCAGAAAAAGAATGTGTTTGAGGTAGAAAATGACACACCTCCCCTCCTGCCTGCATGTCACATGGCATTTAATAATCTGACTACAAAGATGACAGAGTCCGTTTGAATTTTAACTTTAGGTTCGACTCAGAAAGACGTTAAAATAGATTGCCTTAGGTTCTTATATTCATtctaaaaatctttatttactcTCGTTTAAAAATACTTGAATGCGAGTCATGTACCCAGTGCATCCCTACCTTAATGGATAAATATCAAAAATTTGATCTCATACTGACAGGAACAGCAGTATCAGTTCAAAACAACAGATGTAAGTTTGTCTTAAAAATGGTACAAAATCGATCAGGAAGTAAATAAGTAAAAGAACTAAAACTATCAGTTTCGCTTCCTGTTGTGCTCTCTACTCTTTGCTTTTTTCCTCTAACCACAAAGAGCAAAACTGTCTAAAAGATCTGAAATGTcaggttttaatgtttgaagcTGTTAAGTCCTATagacaattttgtttttgtggcttaCGCTAAAAACGTGCCTGGAATGTTTCTctgttaaaaatcatttttatttatagtttcaAATGTTAAATAGATAATACATATCTATTACAAAGTTAGTTGAACCCTTTTTGTATTGTTTCTAAGTATCAGAATTCGTTGAAAGATACACAACCCAATTAATTTGCAAACAAAtcctttttctgtctctgttgtGTCTTTAGTCTCAGAAACACACCAGATCCTAATCTATATGTAACATGTTAGTTTAAGTTAAACAAATAGTTGTGGGTCCCGCTTAATCTGGAATTGCTTAGTCTAATATTGCAAACTTTAAGatttattacttttcttttaaaatttaaataactctaaaaactagtttttaagtagaaaaggtTCTTTTAGAAGTATATGAAGGCCTACCAGTTAAGAAGATCACATTGCGTTGTTTTCATAAGCTTGTTGCAATTTATGACAAGCATGAAAACAACCCAGATGTTATGTTAAAGGTACAAAGACTGctgtacaaatatttttttaagcaaagacTTCATCACGAGCAAGTCAAAACCAGCATCAGATGTCTTTTAAATTGTACATCATGGTACATCATGTGACTTGTGTTTCATAGACCCACtacaaagaaaattgtgtttttggttgaaGTCTTTCTCTCACGACGGAGGGTCGGtattaaagaaaattcagattaaaacacttggaaaatagatctaaagatgatcacACCCACCTTCTCATTTGATAAAGATTCATTTTGCCTTAATTTAGAAATGTAAGCATGACTTATTTGTGAAACAGAGATGTAATCTTTGCCGGTAGGTAAACTCAGACCATTTTTCAAACTTGCTGAATTTGGTAAATGGATAGATGATTATTCCTATTATGTggaattttgaatttaaaatatattttatcagGACATGTGGCCTTTCTATTGTCCATCAATAACTGGATGCTTAGTTATTAATTTTTTGCAGCGCTTTGGTGTTGTGAGAATTACTTACCAATCCCAGGCTAATTTTCATCTGATACTTTTATAAACTTAAAGAGGCAGACACGCTCAGAAAATCCAGCGCTGCCGCACTTTGTCATAGATATGACATTCTCTTTAGCCTTTCACTGCGAATGTTACTCAAATGTAGTTGTTTAtttgttaacattttgtttaaaaaaatcccttctATTAATGGAAAAATTACTTTTCAGGGTTAGAGCTGGAGTTGAAGGAGGACATAAGATAGTTCCTGCAGAAGAGTTGGATTCCAGTCAGCCTCATCCCTCTCTTTGACCTTCCTGAGAGCACTTGTGGGGGATTAGGCCAGTGGGCTGGTGGTCTTCCCATTCTATTTTTATGAAGTTGTCTGCTCTCTTTATCCTTTGGATAACCGACACAGACACATGCACCAAGACTTAAATGTAATTAGTAAACTGTCAGTCAAGGATGCTAACATTTCCACAGATTTCCCCCTTGCTTTTAATGCCAGACGTTCAGCGTCAACAACTGAGCTTAATGTCATTTACATGAACATCAACAAACCTCTCCAAACACAGATttcaatgaaaacaataaaccaCAGCCAGAAATAGAAAGGGGACTAGAGCAGATTTTTGCCTTTATCTTTTCTAAAGCTACTCACAAGTTACCTTTTTGGAGTATTTTTCAAAGCACCTGCAATAGTCTTTAAAAGTCCCTCAAGTACCTGGCAACCTAAGCTGGTGGCACCCACCTCTTTTTAAGCCATCTGGACCCATTTGCGTTTGCTGCAGGCCTTAAATTTGACCGCCTTTGTCACAGCATCCAAATGTCCATTTATCTCTGTTGTGACGCACGAGTCCAAACCCAAGAATTTGTATATCTAAATCAACAATCACGAATCTCCACCTGCAgtcgttttcttttttcctttcactttttgtgtgtgtttgttgggaTATTTTGAAGCACCAGTATAAACACATGGGTGTGTTTCAGTTTGCCCCCTTAAAAGGTGCAGGATGATGTAGTGGAGTATCCTCATTCTCTCCAGAGATTACCTCTAATAAGGGAGCTTGTATTTATAGAAGGGCTCCTCTCTGCGTACCCCGTCACAGTCCTGCCTGCCCCAGTTTCCTCCCCGTGTCCACACCGCTCAGCCTCTGCTGCTTCtgccttgtttttgtttcacatcAAGTCAGGTAAAGATTTATTTcaccaaatattttattttctttaatggaaaaaaaatcagaaaattggTTTTACTTGCATGATAAAAGGGTAAAATAAAAAGCCCTGGaccattttattgctttttctaTTGTCCTTATTGATTATTAAGTTGGTTTCTTTCATCCACAGATAAGAAAATCAAACAGCGATGTCCACTAGTGAGCGTTTCGACTGCCATTACTGCAAAGACTCACTGCTGGGAAAGAAGTACATAATGAAAGAAGACACCCAGTACTGCACAAAGTGCTATGAGAACCTATTTGCCAACTGTTGTGAGGAGTGCTCCACACCCATTGGCTGTAACAGCAAGGTAAGAACACACTTCAGGAAACAACTCTTGTTTTACCAGCAAGGATAGTAAATGAATATCTTAATCAAAGCATTTAATCAAAGCATAAAATCTCATAAACTTTCATGTGATGCATCAATGTTTCACAGGATCTGTCCTATAAGGATCGTCACTGGCATGAGCAGTGCTTCAAATGTGCAAAGTGCAGCCGCTCACTAGCAGACAAAGCCTTCGCTGCCAGGGAGGACTTGTTGCTCTGCACTGAGTGTTACGCACTCGATTATTCCTCCAAATGCATCACCTGCAAGAAAACCATTTTGCCAGGTACAAATGCCCTGCAACAGCAGATAGCCTAAGACCAGAAGAGCTCTCATGTTAAGGagaaaatcactagaaagtagtaaaatgatctgtccatggagaaaatcctttttatttaactagTAATCTTAAAATAGGATATCaaaatttagaaataaagagtttaaaaatagaaaaaaaaggctataAAAGCTAACTGTTAGATATAATTGAATTTtataatgtgtattttttgctagttctaggtttgtatttttttattttgatgaaagCTGTAGTTTGTTATGATTACTCTGACAGAAACTACTGTAATGACACATTTTAggacaaaatgtgaacaaaaaaactataCGACACTTGGCCCATCTTAATGcatcctcataaaatctaaaactaacaCTTAGTCTTAAAActtaaatctaaatttttgtttctaaaatgatAACAATGAATGCTGGACTAACATTTCAAGATTTATTAAATTCTAAAACACTACCCTGAAAATTAAACCAGAAATTACAGTGCAATTTGAGTATTTTTAGTTTCAAATAAAGTTTGTCTATTGTCAAGATTGTGGAGCAAAAGGATTTtggaaaataatttctttttttttagattctaGCTTTTAGTGAGACAAAAAAACTCTTgactgtgctgattttgagaaaagcttggaaaggtgtagagcaaagaTAAGTGAAAACAACTTCAAACCGTATAAAATGTCTTGAATGTCTTAAtcaaggttttaaatctttgcaaggaTCAAGTAGTTTTCAGTGTAGATGCATTCAGTAATAACTGACACTATCTAACCAAATTTGCAGACAAGCACTGTAGAAGTCTCCAGGTTTAAATTCCACATGATGGACATGCCAATTATTACATGTAATGAATAACTTGTGGTTACTGAGTCTGCAAGTCCATTTTGTCCTAAACTGCACttggtaaaaaataaacctcATCAGCATGATGCTTGATTGCTGCTTTGCTGACCTAATAGTATTTCTAATAGCTTGCTAAATTGAGAAAAAGCACATATGATAGTTGAAAGAATGGTTGTGGATGGGAATGTTGACACATAGCTACTCTGCCCGACTTCCCGTCACTTTTAACAGCACACTCTGTTAACCAGCCTTCCCACTTGCTTACAGcgcctcacaaccccaacttaacatagGCTGTGCAACaaaagggagcttgtggccacccaacgtatttacaaattaacaaataaaatccatttcaaattttattttgcatctgctcctgattcacaatggtttgaataaagaaatactgagaaatgcaattttgagtttaatttttttcatacatCATTAGAacaaggccacaagaacatgttaaaaacaccaaaaacacaattttaatctaATGGCTCTTTAAAAAAGCTCAAGCAGCTTCTCTACGATAAACTGTATTTCCCGTCAGGAGATTTAGGATTTCTGTATCTCTCTTCAATTAACCAAAACAGAATTCTGACAAACATGGACCTGAAGTATTAAGGGGCAATTATTTGATGCTGCAATTTTGACGATCCTTTCCTACTCGCAGGCTTATTTCATGCAtggtttgttttcatctttataGTAGGATATGCTGACTTTGCACCCTGTGTGACAGGTTCTCGAAAAATGGAGTACAAGGGGAACAGCTGGCATGAAACTTGCTTCTTGTGCCACCGGTGCCAGCAGCCATTGGGAACCAAGTCCTTCATTCCCAAAGAAAATGGGTACTTCTGTGTTCCCTGTTTTGAGAAGCAGTTTGCATACCAGTGCTGCGCCTGCAAGAAGGTACAATTAGCAAACGCAAGCACGGCTACAGAAATTACAGACTTTTGACAATAATCTCGCATGAGTTTCTGTCATGTTCCAGGCCATAACAACAGGTGGAGTGACTTATCAAGACAAGCCTTGGCACAGAGAGTGTTTCCTCTGCATTGGCTGCAAAAGGCAGCTATCAGGACAGCGCTTTACTTCCAGAGAAAATTACCCATATTGCCTTGAGTGCTTTAGCAACCTCTATGCAAAGAAGTGTGTCGGCTGCACCAAGCCCATTACTAGTGAGTCACAGCTTAAGGTTACACAGTCTCTTGGATCATTTGGCTCTCCTTATTTGTGTAAGAGCTGtcaacagctaaaaaaaagtattgaaacaaaaatttgtcaaattctttgttttgtgtgtttgcaggtttGGCAGGGGCTAAATATATCTCCTTTGAGGAGCGCCAGTGGCACAGCGAGTGCTTCAACTGCATGCAGTGCTCCGTGTCACTGGTGGGACGTGGCTTTCTCACCCAGCGCGATGACATTCTGTGCACAGAGTGTGGGAGGGAGAAGTAAAATCTCAGTGGTTTCTGGTTCCTTTTCACCACTGTGCACAACAAAAGAACTTCAGCtttgctgtaacccttgtgctatcctaggcgctTTGACATTGCGAGTGagatcatctagaccccacaagacagtgcgctgaaccttttttcttcaatgatttgtgatcttcactggtgtccatggattacataaaatcctcttcaccttcatccacctttgtcatggtagggagaacacgtcaaagtaagggtggggtcataggatagcacaagggttaatgaatgTTGTtcctttgaagacccactctgatcatcttttgatctatttttaaagtgttcccagtggtcttgtaaTTATGATGAAGAATATATAACTTATAGAATTGGTTCAGAATCATTTTCAGCAgatcatgcatgcatgcatgtgagAGGCCACACTGCAGTTTAGAGGAGCAGACACATGGAAGGAGAGGTTGTAGAGGTGGGTGTTAGGTACTCATGGTATGGGGGAAGGCTCTTTGTAGGTTGTGTTCTGGATTCTCTCTGTGCAGATGGTTACGGGACAGCTAATGGCCCTGGGAGCCGTGGAGACCATTGACCAGGCGGATTCTGCACCCTCCTCTCTGCCTTTACACATTCATCCATGTATAAATCCCCGGGCAGGGAGAGAAACAGTGCTCTTTCTTGTGTTCCTGCTGTGAGCCCTGTTTTAATAAAAGGCATTCAGGGAAATTGATTGAGCCCGGATATCTGTATTAGAAATATATTTGGGGAATGAATCTTTGGCTTGAATTGGAGACCCCTGTCTGTCATTCCTACAGAATTTCCACGCTTCAAtaattatgccttttttaggcaaaatcaactGTCGTTTAGGCATACATGGTCATTGCAGAGTGGCAATGGCTTTTATACCCCGCCCCCCATCCCGTCACCCATCACTAAGTCCTCTGTTTACACAGTGCCTTGCTAGCTTATATCGTTTCacaccccaacttaacattacaaATATGcacactgcattttttcgtatgctcc is drawn from Oryzias latipes chromosome 22, ASM223467v1 and contains these coding sequences:
- the LOC101156370 gene encoding four and a half LIM domains protein 2-like; translation: MSTSERFDCHYCKDSLLGKKYIMKEDTQYCTKCYENLFANCCEECSTPIGCNSKDLSYKDRHWHEQCFKCAKCSRSLADKAFAAREDLLLCTECYALDYSSKCITCKKTILPGSRKMEYKGNSWHETCFLCHRCQQPLGTKSFIPKENGYFCVPCFEKQFAYQCCACKKAITTGGVTYQDKPWHRECFLCIGCKRQLSGQRFTSRENYPYCLECFSNLYAKKCVGCTKPITSLAGAKYISFEERQWHSECFNCMQCSVSLVGRGFLTQRDDILCTECGREK